Proteins encoded in a region of the Zea mays cultivar B73 chromosome 2, Zm-B73-REFERENCE-NAM-5.0, whole genome shotgun sequence genome:
- the LOC100282983 gene encoding uncharacterized LOC100282983, which produces MSLISMMEARLPPGFRFHPRDDELVLDYLCRKLSGKGGGGAYGGIAMVDVDLNKCEPWDLPDEACVGGREWYFFSLHDRKYATGQRTNRATRTGYWKATGKDRPISVSGRRGAGDTAALVGMRKTLVFYQGRAPRGSKTEWVMHEFRVDGPPVADRPGSPLLQLQLQEDWVLCRVFYKSRTASTRPAAGPDEAGPLSSQLIGGLPMPRMAAPADAAYLSFDVTPAAGGYYHHQDSGPADARHHLPPPPAQPFSRSSLSSLRDLLSSMVEGSDAAAAVRETELHLQLEGWTEAAYAQQQGGAMPAHPQQTWSPFLSSG; this is translated from the exons ATGAGCTTGATCAGCATGATGGAGGCGCGGCTGCCGCCGGGGTTCCGGTTCCACCCGAGGGACGACGAGCTCGTGCTCGACTACCTCTGCCGCAAGCTCTCCGGCAAAGGCGGCGGCGGAGCGTACGGCGGCATCGCCATGGtcgacgtcgacctcaacaagtgCGAGCCGTGGGATCTTCCAG ACGAGGCGTGCGTGGGCGGCCGCGAGTGGTACTTCTTCAGCCTGCACGACCGCAAGTACGCCACGGGGCAGCGGACCAACCGCGCCACGCGCACCGGGTACTGGAAGGCCACGGGCAAGGACCGCCCCATCTCCGTCTccggccgccgcggggccggcgACACCGCCGCGCTGGTCGGGATGCGCAAGACGCTGGTGTTCTACCAGGGCAGGGCGCCCCGCGGGAGCAAGACCGAGTGGGTCATGCACGAGTTCCGCGTGGACGGCCCGCCCGTTGCCGACCGCCCCGGCTCACCTCTCCTCCAGCTCCAGCTCcag GAGGATTGGGTCCTGTGCAGGGTGTTCTACAAGAGCCGAACTGCCAGCACAAGACCAGCAGCAGGCCCCGACGAGGCCGGGCCGCTGTCCAGCCAGCTGATCGGCGGCCTGCCGATGCCGCGAATGGCCGCCCCTGCTGACGCCGCCTACCTGTCCTTCGACGTCACACCTGCCGCTGGCGGCTACTACCACCACCAAGACTCCGGCCCCGCGGACGCGCGCCAccacctgccgccgccgccggcgcagCCTTTCAGCAGGAGTAGCCTGTCCAGCTTGCGGGACTTGCTCAGCAGCATGGTTGAAGGCagcgacgccgccgccgccgttcggGAGACGGAGCTCCACCTGCAGCTGGAGGGCTGGACCGAGGCGGCCTACGCGCAGCAGCAGGGCGGCGCCATGCCGGCGCACCCGCAGCAGACGTGGAGCCCGTTTCTGAGCTCGGGATGA